In a genomic window of Leifsonia xyli subsp. cynodontis DSM 46306:
- a CDS encoding purine-nucleoside phosphorylase: MPETLNPLDDPATDPFEVAERAAEQLAEKTGVAKHDIALTLGSGWGRAADLIGETVATVPATEIVGFGKPALEGHVGTLRSLRLRNGKHALVIGARTHYYEGHGVRRVVHSVRTAAAAGSSTMILTNGAGGIKETWTAGTPVLISDHLNLTADSPLEGATFIDLTDLYSKRLRDLARTIDPSLDEGVYTQFRGPHYETPAEVRMAKAIGGHIVGMSTALEAIAARQARMEILGMSLITNLAAGIQKTPLSHQEVIEAGREAEPVIGALLARIVEAL; this comes from the coding sequence ATGCCGGAAACCCTGAACCCGCTCGACGACCCTGCCACCGATCCGTTCGAGGTGGCCGAACGCGCCGCGGAACAGCTCGCGGAGAAGACCGGCGTCGCCAAGCACGACATCGCGCTCACGCTCGGCAGCGGCTGGGGCAGGGCGGCGGACCTGATCGGCGAGACCGTCGCGACCGTCCCCGCCACCGAGATCGTCGGCTTCGGCAAGCCCGCGCTGGAGGGCCACGTCGGCACCCTGCGCTCCCTCCGGCTGCGAAACGGCAAGCACGCCCTTGTCATCGGCGCGCGCACGCACTACTACGAGGGCCACGGCGTCCGCCGTGTCGTCCACAGCGTCCGCACCGCAGCGGCCGCGGGCTCCTCGACGATGATCCTCACGAACGGCGCGGGCGGCATCAAGGAGACCTGGACGGCCGGAACCCCGGTCCTCATCAGCGACCACCTCAATCTCACCGCCGACTCGCCGCTCGAGGGCGCGACCTTCATCGACCTGACGGACCTCTATTCGAAGCGCCTACGCGACCTCGCGCGCACCATCGACCCGAGCCTGGACGAGGGGGTCTACACACAGTTCCGCGGCCCGCACTACGAGACGCCGGCCGAGGTGCGGATGGCGAAGGCGATCGGCGGGCACATCGTCGGGATGTCGACGGCGCTGGAGGCGATCGCGGCGCGCCAGGCCAGGATGGAGATCCTCGGGATGTCGCTCATCACCAATCTGGCGGCCGGCATCCAGAAGACCCCGCTCAGCCACCAGGAGGTCATCGAAGCCGGCCGCGAGGCCGAACCGGTGATCGGCGCCCTGCTCGCCCGGATCGTGGAGGCCCTGTGA
- a CDS encoding NAD(P)H-quinone dehydrogenase: MAYEFERKQRIAVLGGGPGGYEAAIAGAQLGADVTLIERSGVGGSAVITDVVPSKSLIATAEATNSIAEAADLGVQFFSRGASGKPVRPEIAVNLAAVNKRLMGLARQQSEDMRAELVRSGVRIVSGEGRLDGPGTVIVSTVRGDSGTDFDSVDADTIVVAVGARPRILSSAEPDGERILTWTQLYDLGAIPEHLVVVGSGVTGAEFASAYTALGSKVTLISSRDQVLPGEDADAAGVIENVFKRNGMQVLSTSRAESVVRAGDGVVATLSDGRTVEGSHCLMAVGSIPNTAGIGLQESGVQLTPSGHIRVNRVARTSIPNIYAAGDCSDSLPLASVASMQGRTAVFHAMGDAVNPIELRNVTSNIFTQPEIATVGWNQKQIEEGIAQGDIYKLPLKSNPRAKMLGIRDGFVKLFARTGSGTVIGGVIVAPRASELIFPLALAVEHRLTVDQVARAFTVYPSLSGSISDAARAMHIVL; the protein is encoded by the coding sequence ATGGCCTACGAATTCGAGCGCAAGCAGCGGATCGCCGTCCTCGGCGGCGGACCCGGCGGGTATGAGGCGGCGATCGCCGGGGCGCAGCTCGGCGCCGATGTCACCCTCATCGAGCGCTCCGGCGTCGGCGGCTCGGCCGTCATCACCGATGTCGTCCCCTCCAAGAGCCTCATCGCGACAGCGGAGGCCACCAACTCCATCGCCGAGGCGGCTGACCTCGGCGTCCAGTTCTTCTCCCGCGGCGCCAGCGGCAAGCCGGTGCGCCCGGAGATCGCCGTCAACCTGGCTGCGGTCAACAAGCGCCTCATGGGCCTCGCCCGCCAGCAATCGGAGGACATGCGCGCCGAGCTCGTGCGCTCGGGCGTCCGCATCGTCTCCGGGGAGGGCCGGCTCGACGGTCCGGGCACCGTCATCGTCTCGACGGTGCGGGGCGACTCGGGCACGGACTTCGACAGCGTGGACGCGGACACCATCGTGGTCGCCGTCGGTGCCCGCCCGCGCATCCTGTCCTCCGCCGAGCCGGACGGCGAACGCATCCTGACCTGGACCCAGCTCTACGATCTGGGAGCGATCCCCGAGCACCTCGTCGTCGTCGGCTCGGGCGTCACCGGAGCGGAGTTCGCCTCGGCCTACACGGCGCTCGGCTCGAAGGTCACCCTCATCTCCTCCCGCGACCAGGTGCTCCCGGGCGAAGACGCGGACGCCGCCGGCGTGATCGAGAACGTCTTCAAGCGCAATGGGATGCAGGTGCTCTCCACTTCCCGCGCCGAGTCGGTGGTCCGCGCCGGGGACGGTGTGGTCGCCACGCTCTCCGACGGCCGCACCGTGGAGGGCAGCCACTGCCTGATGGCCGTCGGCTCGATCCCGAACACCGCCGGGATCGGGTTGCAGGAGTCCGGGGTGCAGCTGACGCCGTCCGGCCACATCCGGGTCAACCGGGTCGCCCGGACCTCCATCCCGAACATCTACGCCGCCGGAGACTGCTCCGACTCGCTGCCGCTCGCCTCGGTCGCGTCGATGCAGGGCCGCACTGCGGTGTTCCACGCGATGGGCGACGCGGTCAACCCGATCGAACTGCGCAATGTCACCTCGAACATCTTCACCCAGCCGGAGATCGCGACGGTCGGCTGGAACCAGAAGCAGATCGAGGAGGGCATCGCGCAGGGCGATATCTACAAGCTGCCGCTGAAATCCAACCCGCGCGCGAAAATGCTCGGCATCCGCGACGGGTTCGTCAAGCTCTTCGCCCGCACCGGGTCGGGGACCGTGATCGGCGGCGTGATCGTGGCCCCGCGTGCCTCCGAGCTGATCTTCCCGCTCGCGCTCGCCGTCGAGCACCGTCTCACGGTCGACCAGGTCGCCCGGGCGTTCACGGTGTACCCGTCCCTCTCCGGCTCCATCTCGGACGCGGCCCGCGCGATGCATATCGTCCTTTAG
- a CDS encoding cation:proton antiporter encodes MEEILVIGVLAILAIAAATTIGPRFGVASPLVLVVVGILVSLLPFVPAVTIEPEWVLAGVLPPLLYSASVSMPSMNFRREFGAIGGLSVLLVVVSSVLLGLFFAWVVPGLGLAWGIALGAIVSPTDAVATGIVKRAGVSPRVVAILEGESLLNDATALVLLRAAVAATAASFTFGVVVVSFVYSVLIAVLLGWAVGRLNLLVRQRVKDATVNTVISFTVPFLASLPAEALGASGLVAAVVAGLVTGSRAPRVLSPEHRLSGTQNWRTVEMVLEGVIFLTMGLELFGILQKVENDRSGLLPLIGVAAGALLLTILVRAAFVAPLLAMLGRRHRRGQRMRPALERMQQRLEDPEGVQRAIAERLAGARPALPGVDAGRADASGVDAGRADASGVDAERADAVRAAGAPYAVVPLTGRAARARRIVRSRVLRRRRVPTAENLARFGVRLRRLLADIDYFTEAPLGWREGGIVVWAGMRGAVTVAAAQSLPAETPGRSVLVLIAFFVAAGSLLLQGGTLALVLRLLKPSTADPDAERDERRRLMVLLHDVGKTVPLPLTAERTPEVFDQYKAARLARIRAQRCALLDARDEGTFSANVLAGALNNLDAAEISIDLKGAPADSP; translated from the coding sequence ATGGAGGAGATCCTGGTCATCGGCGTCCTCGCCATTCTGGCCATCGCGGCCGCCACGACGATCGGACCCCGCTTCGGCGTCGCCTCGCCGCTCGTCCTCGTCGTCGTCGGCATCCTGGTGAGTCTGCTGCCGTTCGTGCCCGCGGTCACGATCGAGCCGGAGTGGGTCCTCGCCGGTGTGCTCCCGCCCCTGCTGTATTCCGCCTCGGTGTCGATGCCGTCGATGAATTTCCGCCGCGAGTTCGGTGCGATCGGCGGGCTGTCCGTGCTCCTGGTCGTCGTCAGCTCGGTGCTGCTCGGCCTGTTCTTCGCCTGGGTCGTCCCCGGGCTCGGCCTGGCGTGGGGCATCGCGCTCGGCGCTATCGTCAGCCCGACGGACGCGGTGGCCACCGGGATCGTGAAACGGGCGGGCGTCTCGCCGCGCGTCGTCGCCATCCTCGAGGGCGAGAGCCTGCTCAACGACGCCACGGCGCTGGTGCTGCTGCGCGCGGCCGTCGCGGCCACAGCGGCGTCGTTCACGTTCGGCGTGGTGGTCGTCTCGTTCGTCTACTCGGTGCTGATCGCCGTCCTCCTCGGCTGGGCCGTCGGACGGCTGAACCTGCTTGTCCGGCAGCGGGTGAAGGATGCCACGGTCAACACCGTCATCTCCTTCACCGTCCCGTTCCTGGCGTCCCTCCCCGCCGAAGCGCTCGGCGCCTCGGGACTGGTCGCGGCCGTCGTCGCCGGACTCGTCACCGGCAGCCGCGCGCCTCGGGTGCTCTCGCCGGAGCATCGGCTCTCGGGCACGCAGAACTGGCGCACGGTCGAGATGGTGCTGGAAGGCGTCATCTTCCTGACGATGGGCCTCGAACTTTTCGGCATCCTGCAGAAGGTCGAGAACGACCGCTCCGGTCTGCTGCCCCTCATCGGGGTCGCCGCCGGGGCGCTGCTCCTGACGATCCTCGTGCGCGCCGCCTTCGTGGCGCCCCTCCTGGCGATGCTCGGCCGGCGTCATCGGCGCGGGCAGCGGATGCGGCCCGCGCTCGAGCGGATGCAGCAGCGCCTCGAAGACCCGGAAGGCGTTCAGCGCGCCATCGCCGAGCGGCTGGCCGGTGCGAGGCCGGCGCTGCCGGGCGTGGATGCGGGGCGTGCGGATGCGTCGGGCGTGGATGCGGGGCGTGCGGATGCGTCGGGCGTGGACGCGGAGCGGGCCGACGCGGTGCGCGCCGCCGGCGCGCCGTACGCCGTCGTCCCCCTCACCGGCCGCGCGGCTCGCGCCCGGAGAATCGTCCGCAGCAGAGTTCTGCGCCGCCGCCGCGTCCCCACCGCCGAGAACCTCGCCCGCTTCGGTGTGCGCCTCCGTCGGCTCCTCGCCGATATCGACTACTTCACCGAGGCTCCACTCGGCTGGCGGGAGGGCGGCATCGTCGTCTGGGCGGGGATGCGCGGCGCCGTCACGGTCGCCGCCGCGCAGAGCCTTCCGGCCGAGACCCCCGGGCGTTCCGTGCTGGTTCTCATCGCCTTCTTCGTCGCCGCGGGGTCGCTTCTGCTTCAGGGCGGCACGCTGGCCCTTGTTCTTCGGCTCCTCAAACCCAGCACCGCCGACCCCGACGCCGAGCGCGACGAGCGCCGCCGCCTGATGGTGCTGCTGCACGACGTGGGAAAAACCGTCCCTCTCCCTCTCACCGCCGAGCGCACCCCCGAGGTCTTCGATCAGTACAAGGCCGCCCGCCTCGCCCGCATCCGCGCCCAGCGCTGCGCCCTCCTCGACGCCCGCGACGAGGGCACCTTCAGCGCGAATGTCCTCGCCGGCGCCCTCAACAACCTCGACGCCGCCGAAATCAGCATCGACCTCAAAGGCGCCCCCGCCGATTCCCCCTGA
- a CDS encoding type IV toxin-antitoxin system AbiEi family antitoxin domain-containing protein gives MNWMQEFDKRGGIASTRQLRDAGATERALGRVVADGRLIRPRNGRYAKPGVFEAAIAAVRMGGRLSCVSAARSYGLWGGMDARTHATVPPTAGRAGVEAGAVLHWRACRAHPEIWRVSVADCLRSVVACADEETSVAVLDTALSAGLVSIRDIERTFASEPQRARTIARRARPGSDSGVESILRQRLTARGHLVEQQIAVPGAGRVDARVDGILYVEVDGFAFHSGREAFERDRMRDAALALRGDRWLRVSARNLLSTPDSVVATIEAVLEREESGRARRG, from the coding sequence ATGAACTGGATGCAGGAGTTCGACAAGCGCGGCGGAATCGCCTCCACGCGCCAGCTCCGCGATGCCGGGGCGACCGAGCGTGCGCTGGGGAGGGTGGTGGCCGACGGGCGGCTGATCCGGCCGCGAAACGGACGATACGCGAAACCGGGCGTCTTCGAGGCGGCGATCGCCGCGGTTCGCATGGGTGGACGGCTCTCCTGCGTTTCCGCCGCTCGCAGCTACGGATTGTGGGGAGGCATGGACGCTCGCACTCACGCGACCGTTCCGCCCACGGCGGGTCGCGCGGGCGTCGAGGCGGGTGCTGTGCTGCACTGGCGTGCCTGCCGAGCGCATCCGGAGATCTGGCGTGTCTCCGTGGCCGATTGCCTGCGTTCCGTGGTCGCTTGCGCCGACGAGGAGACGTCCGTCGCCGTCCTCGATACCGCGCTCAGCGCAGGGCTGGTCTCGATCCGGGACATCGAACGCACCTTCGCCTCCGAGCCGCAACGAGCCAGGACGATCGCGCGGCGCGCTCGTCCTGGCTCCGACTCGGGCGTCGAGTCCATTCTGCGTCAGCGCCTCACCGCCCGCGGCCACCTCGTCGAGCAGCAGATCGCCGTCCCGGGCGCAGGCCGGGTGGATGCCCGCGTCGACGGAATCCTCTACGTCGAAGTGGACGGTTTCGCGTTCCACTCTGGGCGTGAGGCTTTCGAGAGGGACCGGATGCGGGATGCGGCGCTAGCGCTGCGGGGCGATCGCTGGTTGCGCGTCTCGGCCAGGAACCTTCTCAGCACACCGGATTCGGTGGTCGCGACGATCGAGGCGGTGCTGGAAAGGGAGGAGTCGGGTCGTGCGAGACGAGGATAA
- a CDS encoding acetyl/propionyl/methylcrotonyl-CoA carboxylase subunit alpha, whose translation MPRISKVLIANRGEIAVRIIRAARDSGIGSVAVYADQDRDALHVRLSDEAYGLEGSTSAETYLVIDKLLSIARRSGADAVHPGYGFLAENADFARAVIAAGLVWIGPSPEAIERLGDKVSARHVAEKVGAPLAPGTLNPVADAAEVLDFVDEHGLPVAIKAAFGGGGRGLKVARAREEVAELFESATREAIAAFGRGECFVEKYLDQPRHVETQCLADAHGTVVVVSTRDCSLQRRHQKLVEEAPAPFLTPEQREKLYSASKAILKEVGYQGAGTCEFLIGKDGTVSFLEVNTRLQVEHPVSEEVTGIDLVREQFRLAEGGKLDGVDPAPRGHSFEFRINGEDAGRGFIPSPGPVHVFKAPGGPGVRVDSGIQAGDVIGGAFDSMLAKLIVTGATREEALERSRRALDELEVAGLPTVLPFHRAIVRDPAFAPQDGEPFSVYTRWIETEWAGAIEPWSGELGEPSTAERRSNVVVEVEGKRIEVSLPARLLAGGSPEKAPLAPRRRGGGHAVDTATGDALTAPMQATVVKVAVADGDEVVKGDLVLVLEAMKMEQPLTAHKDGTIAAINAAVGETVSSGHLLLSIV comes from the coding sequence GTGCCACGTATCTCCAAGGTCCTCATCGCCAACCGGGGCGAGATCGCCGTCCGGATCATCCGCGCCGCACGCGACAGCGGGATCGGCTCCGTCGCCGTCTACGCCGACCAGGACCGCGACGCTCTGCACGTCAGGCTCTCGGACGAGGCCTACGGCCTCGAAGGCTCCACCAGCGCCGAGACGTATCTGGTCATCGACAAGCTGCTCTCCATCGCCCGCCGCTCGGGCGCCGACGCCGTGCATCCGGGATACGGCTTCCTCGCCGAGAACGCCGACTTCGCCCGTGCCGTCATCGCCGCCGGCCTCGTCTGGATCGGCCCGTCGCCGGAGGCCATCGAACGTCTCGGCGACAAAGTCTCCGCCCGGCACGTCGCCGAGAAGGTGGGCGCACCACTGGCCCCCGGCACCCTCAACCCGGTCGCCGATGCGGCCGAGGTGCTCGATTTCGTGGACGAGCACGGCCTGCCCGTCGCCATCAAAGCGGCGTTCGGCGGCGGCGGGCGCGGCCTCAAGGTGGCCCGCGCCCGGGAGGAAGTGGCCGAGCTCTTCGAGTCCGCCACCCGGGAGGCGATCGCGGCGTTCGGCCGCGGCGAATGCTTCGTGGAGAAATACCTCGACCAGCCGCGCCACGTCGAGACCCAGTGCCTCGCCGACGCGCACGGCACCGTCGTGGTCGTCTCGACCCGCGACTGCTCGCTACAGCGCCGCCACCAGAAGCTGGTCGAGGAGGCCCCCGCGCCGTTCCTCACTCCGGAGCAGCGGGAGAAGCTCTACAGCGCCTCCAAGGCGATTCTGAAGGAGGTCGGCTATCAGGGCGCCGGCACCTGCGAGTTCCTCATCGGCAAGGACGGCACCGTGTCGTTCCTCGAAGTGAACACCCGTCTCCAGGTCGAGCACCCGGTCTCGGAGGAGGTGACCGGCATCGACCTCGTCCGCGAGCAGTTCCGCCTCGCGGAGGGGGGCAAGCTCGACGGAGTCGACCCGGCCCCCCGCGGCCACTCCTTCGAGTTCCGCATCAATGGCGAGGACGCCGGCCGCGGCTTCATCCCCTCTCCGGGCCCTGTCCACGTCTTCAAAGCGCCCGGCGGCCCCGGCGTCCGCGTCGACAGCGGCATCCAGGCCGGCGACGTCATCGGCGGCGCGTTCGACTCCATGCTCGCGAAGCTGATCGTCACCGGAGCCACCCGCGAGGAGGCGCTGGAGCGCTCGCGCCGCGCCCTGGACGAGCTCGAGGTCGCAGGCCTGCCGACGGTGCTGCCGTTCCACCGCGCGATTGTGCGCGACCCCGCCTTCGCTCCGCAGGACGGCGAGCCATTCTCCGTGTACACCCGCTGGATCGAGACCGAATGGGCCGGCGCCATCGAGCCGTGGTCCGGCGAGCTTGGCGAACCGTCCACGGCGGAACGCCGGAGCAACGTCGTCGTCGAGGTGGAGGGCAAACGCATCGAGGTCTCCCTCCCCGCCCGCCTGCTGGCCGGCGGCTCCCCCGAGAAAGCCCCGCTCGCCCCGCGTCGCCGCGGGGGCGGGCATGCGGTCGACACCGCGACGGGCGACGCGCTCACCGCTCCGATGCAGGCGACCGTCGTCAAGGTCGCGGTCGCCGACGGCGACGAGGTGGTCAAGGGGGATCTCGTGCTCGTCCTCGAGGCCATGAAGATGGAGCAGCCCCTCACCGCCCACAAGGACGGCACCATCGCCGCCATCAACGCCGCCGTGGGCGAGACCGTCTCCTCCGGCCACCTGCTCCTCAGCATCGTCTGA
- a CDS encoding Maf family protein yields MRLYLASTSPARLALLRAAGIEPVVVPSRVDEPAAVAAAEAEHGPLSPDAMVRLLARLKAEAVRGTLDGEPIDGLVFGGDSAFAIDGAIHGKPHRPEIARERWRAQRGRTGRLHSGHWLIDHRGGVENAAVGATAVAAVSFADVTDAEIDAYIASGEPLEVAGAFTIDSLGGPFIRRVEGDPSTVVGLSLSTLRDLVRQLGIEWTELWNRAGASL; encoded by the coding sequence ATGCGGCTCTACCTCGCCTCCACCTCCCCAGCCCGCCTCGCGCTGCTGCGCGCCGCGGGGATCGAGCCCGTCGTCGTGCCGTCGCGGGTGGACGAACCCGCTGCCGTCGCCGCGGCGGAAGCCGAACACGGACCGCTCTCCCCCGACGCGATGGTGCGGCTGCTCGCCCGGCTGAAGGCGGAGGCCGTGCGCGGCACGCTCGACGGCGAACCGATCGACGGGCTCGTCTTCGGCGGCGACTCGGCGTTCGCGATCGACGGCGCCATCCACGGCAAACCGCACCGGCCCGAGATCGCACGCGAGCGCTGGCGGGCACAGCGCGGGCGCACCGGGCGCCTGCACTCCGGGCACTGGCTCATCGACCACCGCGGGGGCGTGGAGAACGCCGCTGTCGGGGCGACGGCCGTGGCCGCCGTCTCGTTCGCAGACGTCACCGACGCCGAAATCGACGCCTACATCGCCAGCGGCGAACCCTTGGAGGTCGCGGGCGCATTTACCATCGACAGTCTGGGCGGCCCCTTCATCCGCCGGGTGGAGGGCGACCCGAGCACCGTCGTCGGGTTGTCCCTCTCGACCCTGCGCGACCTGGTGCGCCAGCTCGGAATCGAGTGGACCGAGCTGTGGAACCGTGCCGGAGCGTCATTATAG
- a CDS encoding class I SAM-dependent RNA methyltransferase, which yields MPRKDEVDLDITNVAHGGVFVARHEGRVVFVPDTMPGERVRARIADRKHDRFWRAEALEVLEAAPERQEHVWSAAGIDRAPGQRPGGAEFGHIRLGHQRELKRRVIVDALQRTAKLDRGLIDALGVVVEPVAGETEDGTGWRTRVRLQVGEGGGIGPFAARTHTVVPVDDLPLATALVQESTPFGQRFPGAESVEVVATGLGTVHVLVNDAPARRGDRLVRPPRRPAPIRERVGDREFRVDARGFWQVHRAAATTLTAAVQSAVDEALFDPRAANLDLYGGVGLLSAALGDRFGPTLRITSVESDEAATDDAAENLADWVGAAAVTGRVEHIVAGLVAGASAMERARLRAATVVLDPPRSGAGRAVVEAIAELRPAQIVYVACDPVSLARDVASFAERGYPLRTLRAFDLFPHTRHVEVVAALTP from the coding sequence ATGCCCCGGAAAGATGAGGTCGACCTCGACATTACCAACGTCGCGCACGGCGGCGTGTTCGTCGCCCGGCACGAGGGTCGTGTGGTCTTCGTGCCCGATACGATGCCGGGGGAGCGCGTCCGCGCCCGGATCGCCGACCGCAAGCACGACCGGTTCTGGCGCGCCGAGGCACTCGAGGTCCTGGAGGCGGCGCCCGAGCGTCAGGAGCATGTCTGGTCCGCTGCGGGCATCGACCGCGCCCCCGGTCAGCGGCCCGGCGGGGCGGAGTTCGGCCACATCCGCCTGGGTCATCAGCGCGAGCTCAAGCGGCGCGTGATCGTGGACGCCCTCCAGCGCACCGCCAAACTCGATCGGGGACTGATCGACGCGCTGGGCGTCGTGGTCGAACCGGTCGCGGGCGAGACCGAGGACGGCACCGGCTGGCGCACCCGCGTCCGGCTGCAGGTCGGCGAGGGCGGCGGCATCGGCCCCTTCGCGGCGCGCACCCACACGGTCGTCCCGGTCGATGACCTCCCGCTCGCGACCGCTCTGGTCCAGGAGTCCACCCCGTTCGGTCAGCGTTTCCCCGGAGCGGAGTCGGTGGAGGTCGTCGCCACCGGGCTCGGCACGGTCCATGTCCTCGTCAACGACGCCCCCGCGCGCCGGGGCGACCGGCTGGTCCGCCCGCCTCGCCGTCCGGCCCCGATCCGCGAGCGCGTGGGCGACCGCGAGTTCCGGGTGGACGCCCGCGGTTTCTGGCAGGTGCATCGGGCCGCTGCGACGACGCTGACGGCGGCCGTTCAATCGGCTGTCGATGAGGCCCTGTTCGACCCGCGCGCCGCGAACCTCGACCTCTACGGCGGCGTCGGCCTCCTCTCGGCAGCTCTCGGCGACCGGTTCGGCCCCACCCTGCGCATCACCTCCGTCGAATCCGACGAGGCTGCCACCGACGATGCGGCGGAGAACCTCGCGGACTGGGTCGGCGCTGCCGCGGTCACGGGGCGCGTCGAGCATATCGTCGCGGGTCTCGTCGCCGGTGCGTCCGCGATGGAGCGCGCCCGCCTGCGCGCGGCGACCGTCGTCCTGGACCCGCCGCGCTCCGGCGCGGGCCGGGCCGTCGTGGAGGCGATCGCCGAGCTGCGGCCCGCGCAGATCGTCTACGTCGCGTGCGACCCTGTCTCGTTGGCCCGGGATGTGGCCTCCTTCGCCGAGCGCGGCTATCCGCTGCGCACACTGCGGGCGTTCGACCTGTTCCCCCACACCCGTCACGTCGAAGTGGTCGCCGCGCTGACCCCCTGA
- a CDS encoding response regulator transcription factor: MVRVSIVDDHESVRLGLRAACQDAGYDVVVAAATVDGFVSQLGAQECDVVVLDLSLGDGSRVTDNVKRVQATGAAVLVHSIADRVASVREALAAGAAGVIPKSSPTTTVMNAIVTVARGDVLNNLEWATAIDADSDFAKAQLSRRERDVLHLYASGLPLKAVAAQLGIANSTAREYLDRIRVKYVEVGRPAPTKVDLLRRAVEDGILPGLDSDPRNERV, translated from the coding sequence ATGGTGCGGGTGTCAATCGTCGACGATCACGAGTCGGTGCGTCTCGGGCTGAGGGCAGCCTGTCAGGACGCGGGTTACGACGTCGTGGTCGCCGCTGCGACAGTGGACGGATTCGTGTCGCAGCTGGGGGCGCAGGAGTGCGATGTGGTCGTGCTCGACCTCTCCCTCGGCGACGGCTCGCGGGTGACGGACAACGTCAAACGGGTGCAGGCGACGGGCGCCGCTGTGCTCGTCCACAGCATCGCGGACCGTGTGGCCAGTGTGCGGGAGGCGCTCGCTGCGGGCGCAGCCGGCGTCATCCCGAAGTCCTCTCCGACGACGACCGTGATGAACGCGATCGTCACCGTTGCGCGCGGGGATGTGCTCAACAACCTCGAGTGGGCGACCGCCATCGACGCGGACAGCGACTTCGCCAAGGCGCAGCTCAGCCGCCGTGAGCGGGACGTTCTGCACCTCTACGCCTCCGGCCTGCCGCTGAAGGCGGTCGCCGCGCAGCTCGGGATCGCCAATTCGACGGCACGCGAGTATCTGGACCGCATCCGCGTGAAGTATGTGGAGGTCGGCCGCCCGGCTCCGACGAAGGTGGACCTGCTGCGTCGTGCCGTCGAGGACGGCATCTTGCCCGGGCTCGACTCCGATCCGCGCAATGAGCGGGTTTAG
- a CDS encoding ATP-binding protein, with the protein MSGFSPPGPVSGAPPEGVKLRKPLSRARIERIADRTVPAFGLVFGLQTVPTVLGQLADLREPWGSVVLTVVFGGLALTVLLAIVQRFVKTAMGVLAIVYLVVIATWPLLVSDPAPFARDKPWVWFLCSVFTAFAAVAWPLWLAIVYTFVAPVAYGFVRALPAGGGASAELAGIDAVYAIILGGVILAIVTMMRGASTAVDAAQGQALTKYSTAVRQHATEVERVQVDAIVHDSVLTTLLAAASARTPEAKELAARMAADAIGHLHAAEASGPEDQPPVGLDSLHERLLAAAESCTSHFVVEAREIARRTLPVTVAEAVYSAAVQAMINSKQHAGGPEVRRRLTIVGGVDGATVQVIVEDSGRGFVSAEVPVERLGLRVSIQDRLTKVGGRATIRSAPGRGTSVTIVWPSTEPASSPDREQETAR; encoded by the coding sequence ATGAGCGGGTTTAGCCCTCCGGGCCCCGTCTCCGGGGCGCCGCCGGAGGGCGTCAAGCTTCGCAAACCGCTGAGCCGGGCTCGTATCGAGCGGATCGCCGACCGGACTGTGCCGGCTTTCGGGCTCGTGTTCGGCTTGCAGACCGTCCCGACCGTGCTCGGCCAGCTGGCCGACCTGCGGGAGCCGTGGGGGTCCGTCGTCCTGACCGTCGTCTTCGGCGGCCTCGCCCTGACCGTTCTGCTCGCGATCGTCCAGCGCTTCGTGAAGACGGCGATGGGCGTTCTGGCCATCGTGTACCTCGTGGTGATCGCGACGTGGCCGCTGCTGGTGAGCGACCCGGCGCCGTTCGCGAGAGACAAGCCGTGGGTGTGGTTCCTCTGCTCCGTGTTCACGGCCTTCGCCGCAGTGGCGTGGCCGCTCTGGCTGGCGATCGTGTACACGTTCGTCGCGCCGGTCGCTTACGGTTTCGTCCGCGCGCTGCCGGCCGGCGGCGGCGCCAGCGCCGAGCTGGCGGGGATCGATGCGGTGTACGCGATCATCCTGGGCGGTGTGATCCTCGCGATCGTCACCATGATGCGCGGGGCGTCGACGGCGGTGGACGCCGCCCAGGGCCAGGCGCTCACCAAGTACAGCACCGCCGTCCGCCAGCACGCGACCGAGGTCGAGCGGGTCCAGGTGGACGCGATCGTCCACGACAGCGTCCTGACGACCCTGCTCGCGGCGGCCAGCGCGCGCACGCCGGAGGCGAAGGAACTGGCGGCGCGGATGGCCGCCGACGCCATCGGGCACCTGCACGCGGCCGAAGCCTCCGGACCGGAGGACCAGCCTCCCGTCGGTCTCGACAGTCTGCACGAGCGCCTGCTGGCAGCAGCGGAGTCCTGCACCTCGCACTTCGTGGTGGAAGCCCGGGAGATCGCCCGGCGCACTCTGCCCGTCACGGTGGCCGAGGCGGTCTATTCGGCTGCGGTGCAGGCGATGATCAACAGCAAGCAGCACGCCGGCGGCCCGGAAGTGCGCCGGCGCCTCACCATCGTCGGCGGCGTGGACGGGGCGACGGTCCAGGTCATCGTCGAAGACTCCGGACGCGGCTTCGTCAGCGCGGAGGTGCCGGTCGAGCGTCTGGGGCTGCGCGTCAGCATCCAGGATCGTCTCACCAAGGTCGGCGGCCGGGCGACGATCCGGTCGGCGCCGGGCCGTGGGACGAGCGTCACGATCGTCTGGCCGAGCACTGAGCCCGCATCGTCGCCGGACCGGGAGCAGGAGACCGCCCGGTGA